The following coding sequences are from one Reyranella humidisoli window:
- the ppk2 gene encoding polyphosphate kinase 2 — MNSDLDRETLEERIRRELADGIDEELELELGDEMLARMSEPGRTPSLQDGIDRKLYFTELLRLQRELIKLQAWVVDQKLKLVVLFEGRDAAGKGGVIKRVAQRLNPRICRTVALSAPSERERTQWYFQRYAAHLPAAGEIVLFDRSWYNRAGVERVMGFCSEGDVQDFFQTVPEFERMLVRSGIVLLKYWFSISDEEQNLRFLMRIHDPMKQWKLSPMDLESRRRWEEYTKAKEEMLARTHIPEAPWWVVEGNNKRRARLNCIHHLLQQVPYKDVEQQPVVLPKREHKPDYARTPVAPELYVPAVY, encoded by the coding sequence ATGAATAGCGATCTGGACCGCGAGACGCTGGAGGAGCGAATCCGTCGCGAGCTGGCGGACGGCATCGACGAGGAGCTGGAGCTCGAACTGGGCGACGAGATGCTGGCGCGGATGAGCGAGCCGGGCCGGACGCCGTCGCTGCAGGACGGGATCGACCGAAAGCTCTATTTCACCGAGCTGCTGCGGCTGCAGCGCGAGCTGATCAAGCTCCAGGCCTGGGTGGTCGACCAGAAACTCAAGCTCGTGGTCCTGTTCGAGGGCCGCGACGCGGCCGGCAAGGGCGGGGTGATCAAGCGCGTCGCGCAGCGGCTCAACCCGCGCATCTGCCGGACGGTGGCCCTCTCCGCGCCCTCCGAGCGCGAGCGCACCCAGTGGTACTTCCAGCGCTATGCCGCCCACCTGCCGGCGGCCGGCGAAATCGTTCTGTTCGACCGGAGCTGGTACAATCGGGCCGGCGTCGAGCGGGTCATGGGCTTCTGCAGCGAGGGCGACGTCCAGGATTTCTTCCAGACGGTGCCCGAATTCGAGCGCATGCTGGTCCGCTCTGGCATCGTCCTGCTCAAATACTGGTTCTCGATCTCCGACGAGGAGCAGAACCTGCGCTTCCTCATGCGTATCCACGATCCCATGAAGCAATGGAAGCTCTCGCCGATGGACCTCGAGTCCCGCCGGCGCTGGGAGGAATACACCAAGGCCAAGGAGGAAATGCTGGCACGGACCCACATCCCGGAGGCGCCCTGGTGGGTGGTCGAGGGCAACAACAAGCGCCGCGCCCGCCTCAACTGCATCCACCACCTTTTGCAACAAGTGCCGTATAAGGATGTTGAACAGCAACCGGTCGTCCTGCCGAAGCGCGAGCACAAGCCCGACTACGCCCGGACGCCGGTCGCTCCCGAACTCTATGTCCCGGCGGTCTACTGA
- a CDS encoding NAD-dependent epimerase/dehydratase family protein: MPSKKVLVAGATGLVGYAVMKHFAAMEGCEVIAVSRRRPDETYGARWLPLDLTDKAACEALAPDLAGVTHLAYAALYERPGLVAGWQEEEQIRTNDLMLRNLMAPLERAAPGLRHVALLQGTKAYGVHVRPLAVPARENRSEMHEQPNFYWNQERFLRERQPGKAWNWSILRPVLIVGDSVGSAMNVIPALGVYAAFMRRAGRKALDYPGGVGRVAQAVDADLLARTIAWSGEAATAQNEIFNVTNGDVFVWPNVWPAIADALGFEPGAPVPLALDREIRPREAEWAEIRSAHGLASGTLRDFVGLSFEYADYTMGFGRTEPGPPAIVSTIKLMQAGFTEVMDTEAMFRKCFAAMQAKRLLPRP, from the coding sequence ATGCCATCGAAGAAAGTCCTGGTCGCCGGGGCCACCGGCCTCGTCGGCTATGCCGTCATGAAGCACTTCGCGGCCATGGAAGGCTGCGAGGTTATCGCCGTGTCGCGCCGACGACCCGATGAAACCTACGGCGCGCGCTGGCTGCCGCTCGATCTCACCGACAAGGCCGCCTGCGAGGCGCTGGCGCCCGACCTCGCGGGCGTGACGCACCTCGCCTATGCCGCGCTCTACGAGCGGCCCGGCCTCGTGGCAGGCTGGCAGGAAGAAGAGCAGATCCGCACCAACGACCTGATGCTGCGCAACCTGATGGCGCCGCTCGAACGCGCCGCCCCCGGATTGCGCCACGTCGCGCTGCTGCAGGGCACCAAGGCCTATGGCGTCCATGTCCGGCCGCTCGCCGTGCCGGCGCGCGAGAACCGCTCGGAGATGCACGAGCAGCCGAACTTCTACTGGAACCAGGAACGCTTCCTGCGCGAGCGCCAGCCGGGCAAGGCGTGGAACTGGTCGATCCTGCGGCCGGTGCTGATCGTGGGCGATTCGGTCGGCAGCGCCATGAACGTGATCCCGGCGCTCGGCGTCTATGCCGCCTTCATGCGCCGCGCCGGCAGGAAGGCGCTCGACTATCCGGGCGGGGTCGGCCGCGTGGCGCAGGCCGTCGACGCCGACCTGCTGGCGCGCACCATTGCCTGGTCGGGCGAGGCGGCGACTGCACAAAACGAGATCTTCAACGTCACCAACGGCGACGTCTTCGTCTGGCCCAACGTCTGGCCCGCCATCGCCGATGCGCTGGGCTTCGAACCGGGCGCCCCCGTGCCGCTGGCGCTCGACCGCGAGATCCGGCCCCGCGAGGCCGAATGGGCGGAGATTCGCAGCGCCCACGGGCTCGCGTCCGGCACGCTCCGGGATTTCGTCGGCCTGTCGTTCGAATATGCCGACTACACGATGGGCTTCGGCCGCACCGAGCCGGGGCCGCCGGCCATTGTATCGACCATCAAGCTGATGCAGGCCGGTTTTACCGAAGTGATGGATACCGAGGCGATGTTCCGGAAATGCTTTGCCGCGATGCAGGCGAAAAGGCTCCTGCCGCGCCCGTAA
- a CDS encoding Bug family tripartite tricarboxylate transporter substrate binding protein: MTKIAIPRRRALILSGGALAAPMIASGIARAQSDWPNRPVKYIVVFPAGGPTDTLSRIVCQELSELTGQQFIIENRAGSGGNIGADIIAKSAPDGYTIGLYTIAAHAIAPTLYAKLPFDAGKDFTGIATLWAVPNMLMTRLDFPANTIPELIALAKANPGKYSFASSGAGTSPHLTGEMFKQMAGVNLLHVPYKGSAPAHQDILAGQVDMMFDNIPGPLGLMKGGKVKGFAVTSKERHPAVPDKPTFSEFLPGFEITSWGGVCAPAGVPPAMVEKLSALTKQALQKPSVKAAFDQQGAAQTWRTPSDTMAFRAAEEKKLAPVIKASGAKVE; this comes from the coding sequence ATGACCAAGATTGCGATTCCGCGCCGACGCGCACTGATACTCTCCGGCGGCGCGCTTGCCGCTCCCATGATCGCGTCGGGCATCGCCCGTGCGCAAAGCGACTGGCCCAACCGGCCGGTGAAATACATCGTGGTGTTTCCGGCCGGTGGCCCGACCGACACCCTCTCCCGCATCGTCTGTCAGGAGCTCTCCGAGCTGACGGGTCAGCAGTTCATCATCGAGAACCGCGCGGGCTCCGGCGGAAACATCGGCGCCGACATCATCGCCAAATCTGCGCCCGACGGCTACACGATCGGCCTCTACACGATCGCCGCGCACGCCATCGCCCCGACGCTCTACGCCAAGCTGCCGTTCGACGCGGGCAAGGACTTCACGGGCATCGCGACGCTGTGGGCGGTGCCCAACATGCTGATGACCCGGCTCGACTTCCCCGCCAACACCATTCCCGAGCTGATCGCCCTGGCGAAGGCCAATCCGGGCAAATACTCCTTCGCTTCGTCGGGCGCCGGCACCAGCCCTCACCTCACGGGCGAGATGTTCAAGCAGATGGCCGGCGTCAACCTGCTGCACGTTCCCTACAAGGGCAGCGCACCCGCCCATCAGGACATCCTGGCGGGCCAGGTCGACATGATGTTCGACAACATTCCCGGCCCGCTCGGCCTGATGAAGGGCGGCAAGGTCAAAGGCTTCGCGGTCACGTCGAAGGAGCGCCATCCCGCGGTTCCCGACAAGCCGACCTTCTCGGAGTTCCTGCCGGGCTTCGAGATCACCTCATGGGGCGGCGTCTGCGCTCCCGCCGGGGTGCCGCCGGCAATGGTCGAGAAACTCTCCGCCCTCACCAAGCAGGCGCTGCAGAAGCCCAGCGTCAAGGCCGCCTTCGACCAGCAGGGCGCCGCCCAGACCTGGAGGACGCCGAGCGATACGATGGCTTTCCGGGCCGCCGAGGAGAAGAAACTCGCACCGGTGATCAAGGCCTCGGGCGCGAAGGTGGAGTAG
- a CDS encoding SDR family NAD(P)-dependent oxidoreductase yields the protein MKLDFTGKKAIVCGGSRGIGRAIAMGFAACGGDVSICARDARTLEETRAELAKHGHKTHAASADLAKGDAVRGYVREAIGALGGVDFLVNNASAFGSSDDDKGWTDNLAVDMLSIVHATQEALPELKKSQGNVVNISSISAHHPAARQPPYGAIKAAVIHYTVTQAAMYAKDRIRVNCIAPGSIEFPGGVWDKRKTDNPALYNGTLASIPFGRMGHAEEVANVALFLASPFASWVTGQTIAVAGGQGL from the coding sequence ATGAAGCTGGATTTCACGGGCAAGAAGGCGATCGTTTGCGGCGGCAGCCGGGGCATCGGCAGGGCCATCGCGATGGGCTTCGCGGCCTGTGGCGGCGACGTGTCGATCTGCGCGCGCGACGCCAGGACCCTCGAGGAGACTCGCGCCGAACTCGCGAAGCACGGCCACAAGACCCACGCGGCCAGCGCCGATCTGGCGAAGGGCGACGCCGTGCGCGGCTATGTGCGCGAGGCGATCGGCGCGCTGGGCGGCGTCGACTTCCTGGTGAACAACGCCTCCGCCTTCGGCTCGTCCGACGACGACAAGGGTTGGACCGACAATCTCGCGGTCGACATGCTCTCGATCGTGCATGCCACGCAGGAGGCGCTGCCGGAGCTGAAGAAGTCTCAAGGCAACGTCGTCAACATCTCGTCGATTTCCGCGCATCATCCGGCGGCACGGCAACCGCCCTACGGCGCCATCAAGGCGGCGGTGATCCACTACACGGTCACGCAGGCGGCGATGTATGCCAAGGATCGCATCCGCGTGAACTGCATCGCCCCCGGCTCGATCGAGTTTCCCGGCGGCGTCTGGGACAAGCGCAAGACCGACAATCCCGCGCTCTACAACGGCACGCTGGCCTCGATCCCGTTCGGACGCATGGGCCACGCCGAGGAGGTCGCGAACGTGGCGCTGTTCCTCGCCTCGCCGTTTGCCTCCTGGGTGACCGGGCAGACCATCGCCGTCGCCGGCGGACAGGGGCTCTAG
- a CDS encoding D-2-hydroxyacid dehydrogenase codes for MSQTNRAHLLLWTDSSAAYLDAIQAAGLADRVAVDALPRKEKPSPEQLARTEALMAGAVPAGLLPAMPRLRWAQAMSAGVDNWLALPDLPPGLTLTCARGTHTESMPENIIGALFHVAKPYAQVAEYQKQGKWVHTVAQPLTGKTLGILGLGVIGQEVARIAVALGMHVIGTKRRPTRIPNVAEVLAPSQTDEVLAQSDFVLLLLPATPETENFIDAKRLAQMKPSAWLLNFGRGQIVNDADLMAATKEKKIAGALLDVFRQEPLPSEHPFWTAPGIVVLPHIGGPHPQRDRFVARLFVENLKRFLDGEPLREVVDRSAGY; via the coding sequence ATGTCCCAAACCAACCGCGCCCACCTCCTGCTCTGGACGGATTCCTCCGCAGCCTATCTCGATGCGATTCAGGCGGCGGGCCTCGCCGATCGCGTCGCGGTCGACGCGCTGCCGCGCAAGGAGAAGCCGTCGCCCGAGCAACTCGCCCGCACCGAGGCGCTGATGGCGGGCGCGGTGCCCGCCGGCCTGCTGCCGGCCATGCCGAGGCTGCGCTGGGCGCAGGCAATGAGCGCCGGTGTCGACAACTGGCTGGCGCTGCCCGACCTGCCGCCGGGCCTCACGCTCACCTGCGCGCGCGGCACGCACACCGAATCGATGCCGGAGAACATCATCGGCGCGCTGTTCCATGTCGCGAAGCCCTATGCGCAGGTGGCCGAGTACCAGAAGCAGGGCAAGTGGGTCCATACGGTGGCCCAGCCGCTGACCGGCAAGACGCTCGGCATCCTGGGCCTCGGCGTCATCGGGCAGGAGGTGGCGCGCATCGCCGTCGCTCTGGGCATGCATGTCATCGGCACCAAGCGGCGTCCGACGCGCATCCCCAACGTCGCCGAGGTGCTGGCGCCGTCGCAGACGGACGAAGTGCTCGCCCAGTCGGATTTCGTGCTGCTTCTGCTGCCGGCCACGCCGGAGACCGAGAATTTCATCGACGCGAAGCGGCTGGCGCAGATGAAGCCGTCGGCGTGGCTGCTGAACTTCGGCCGCGGTCAGATCGTCAACGACGCCGATCTCATGGCCGCCACGAAGGAGAAGAAGATCGCCGGCGCGTTGCTCGACGTGTTCCGGCAGGAACCGCTGCCATCGGAACATCCCTTCTGGACGGCTCCGGGCATCGTCGTGCTGCCGCATATCGGCGGCCCGCACCCGCAGCGCGACCGCTTCGTCGCGCGGCTTTTCGTCGAGAACCTGAAACGGTTTCTCGACGGCGAACCGCTCAGGGAAGTGGTCGATCGCTCGGCCGGCTACTGA
- a CDS encoding tetratricopeptide repeat protein: MRLSTKLLLTAAAFVVGGAGIYAFAYHLYPPPTVRQAATPVPPAAPAAPAGPSVAQLFDDCVRGAWPSIKDAEARNVACSKALQTRQLKPPEIALARLTRGVARTMLGDKVLAAEDYSEALKHYDGVVDPRNPDALNLYRRATSLHAVGETDRALSDYSDAIRVDPNNSLGYLGRGVLLATRKRAFNRAVEDFDKVLVLEPDNVDALIARGNAYSQLGDNGRALADLDRAIILAPDDPQAYVVRGLANNRRGLPQLAMQDYNTALQKAPHYPQALANRAALLSAEGNYNQALADLDRSIAADSDNPVAYYNRGFVYFAKREYDKALADYDSAIKLDPTMGVAYTNRCLVRAITGKDLVAGLQDCDTAQKLMPLNLDVRITRGFIYLKLGDPRLAIKAYDAALDVDPNRPLALYGRGIARIMIGETRDGEGDKAAAATLDPEVADQFAVYGLK; encoded by the coding sequence ATGCGCCTTTCGACCAAGCTCCTGCTCACCGCCGCGGCCTTCGTTGTCGGCGGCGCCGGCATCTACGCCTTCGCCTATCACCTCTATCCACCCCCTACGGTGCGCCAGGCAGCCACGCCCGTCCCTCCGGCTGCGCCCGCGGCCCCGGCAGGCCCCTCGGTGGCCCAGCTCTTCGACGATTGCGTGCGCGGCGCCTGGCCCAGCATCAAGGATGCGGAGGCCCGGAACGTCGCCTGCTCCAAGGCCCTGCAGACCCGTCAGCTGAAGCCCCCGGAGATCGCATTGGCCCGCCTCACGCGCGGCGTCGCGAGGACCATGCTCGGCGACAAGGTCCTGGCCGCCGAGGACTACTCCGAAGCGTTGAAGCACTATGACGGCGTGGTCGATCCGCGAAATCCCGACGCGCTCAATCTCTACCGGCGGGCGACCTCGCTGCATGCGGTCGGCGAAACCGACCGCGCCCTCAGCGACTACAGCGACGCCATCCGCGTCGACCCGAACAATTCGCTGGGCTATCTCGGCCGCGGAGTCCTGCTGGCCACCCGCAAGCGTGCGTTCAATCGTGCCGTCGAGGACTTCGACAAGGTGCTGGTGCTGGAGCCGGACAATGTCGACGCGCTGATCGCCCGCGGGAACGCCTACAGCCAGCTCGGCGACAATGGCCGCGCGCTGGCGGACCTCGACCGTGCCATCATATTGGCTCCGGACGATCCGCAGGCCTATGTCGTGCGGGGTCTCGCCAACAATCGCCGCGGTCTGCCGCAGCTTGCGATGCAGGACTACAACACCGCCTTGCAGAAGGCGCCGCATTATCCGCAGGCGCTTGCCAACCGGGCTGCGTTGCTTTCGGCCGAAGGCAACTACAACCAGGCGCTGGCCGATCTCGACCGATCCATCGCGGCCGATTCCGACAATCCCGTCGCCTACTACAATCGCGGTTTCGTCTATTTCGCCAAGCGCGAATACGACAAGGCGCTGGCCGACTACGACAGCGCCATCAAGCTCGATCCGACGATGGGGGTGGCATACACCAACCGCTGCCTAGTCCGCGCCATCACCGGCAAGGACCTGGTCGCCGGCCTGCAGGACTGCGACACCGCCCAGAAGCTGATGCCGCTGAACCTGGATGTTCGGATCACGCGCGGCTTCATCTATCTCAAACTCGGCGATCCGCGTCTGGCCATCAAGGCATACGATGCGGCGCTCGACGTCGATCCCAACCGTCCCCTCGCGCTTTATGGCCGCGGCATCGCGCGCATCATGATCGGCGAGACGCGCGACGGCGAGGGTGACAAGGCTGCTGCGGCGACGCTCGATCCGGAGGTTGCCGACCAGTTCGCGGTCTACGGGCTCAAGTGA
- a CDS encoding ATP-dependent DNA helicase translates to MTIPATSSWPALVATSRGALWRAADGTVERLSGADASLRAAGHLPLVCHAPAVAARLGLEDLPAYDLLELFAFVRPACFCLPTVRGLCEILDLAVPSTPEDELAALPRIAGALIDELDDMAALASPEMKDTALAMARGQWNWGNAVLAALGIDAGAKKARPGAGLDVWKSLPVWEEPPPAPPPGSQPVEPREARLRLAQLISAGANMAEARPTQSDYASAASQAFAPREEEDKPHVVLVEAGTGVGKTLGYVAPASLWAEKNGAPVWISTYTRNLQRQIDTELDRLHRDSAEKRRRVVIRKGRENYLCLLNFQEAVMRTGLVPENAVGLGLLARWTLASRDGDMIGGDLPAWLLDLVGRSRVQRLADRRGECIYSACEHYRKCFVERTIRRARQADIVIANHALVMMQAAMGGLDDATRPLRYVFDEGHHLFDAADGAFGAHLSGVEASDLRRWLLGAEGRRGSRARGLERRLSDLLGEDVEAQNALRRLLDLAQQLPSTNWQTRLADGTVLGPAEEFLALVRQQVRARSATDGQGFGQECDVRPLNPGLIEAADQLAGTLEKMLQPVRRLRQALRAKLEGEADKLDSSQRSRIEGLARSLTNRCELTLESWRAMLRGLHDDADPAFVDWFGVERVQGREYDVGMYRHYLDPAEPFVNAVIRPAHGAVITSATLRDSLGVPTAANDEDVATLADWTVAEARTGTRHLAAPAIRAAMASPFDYPNATKVLVVNDVKRDDADQVAAAYRELFLASGGGALGLFTAIGRLRSVHQRIATTLEEAGLPLYAQHVGGMDAATLVDIFRAEEHSCLLGTDAVRDGVDVPGRSLRLIVFDRVPWPRPDILHRARKAHWKAAGAGANGYDDMLARLRLKQAYGRLIRRSDDRGLFVMLDSRLPSRLLSAFPPGVGVERTGLAEAVAETRRFLAS, encoded by the coding sequence GTGACGATCCCCGCGACCTCTTCCTGGCCCGCTCTGGTCGCGACTTCGCGCGGCGCTCTGTGGCGCGCGGCTGACGGAACGGTTGAGCGCCTGTCAGGTGCCGATGCGAGCCTGCGGGCCGCCGGCCACCTGCCGCTGGTCTGTCACGCGCCCGCCGTCGCGGCGCGGCTCGGCCTGGAAGACCTTCCGGCATACGATCTGCTCGAACTCTTCGCCTTCGTGCGGCCGGCGTGCTTCTGCCTGCCGACCGTTCGCGGTCTTTGCGAAATCCTCGATCTCGCCGTGCCGTCGACGCCGGAGGACGAACTGGCCGCCCTGCCCCGGATCGCCGGCGCCTTGATCGACGAACTCGACGACATGGCGGCGCTGGCCTCGCCCGAGATGAAGGACACGGCGCTCGCCATGGCGCGCGGCCAATGGAACTGGGGCAACGCGGTGCTGGCAGCGCTCGGCATCGATGCGGGCGCGAAGAAGGCGCGACCGGGCGCCGGCCTCGACGTCTGGAAGAGCTTGCCCGTCTGGGAGGAGCCGCCGCCCGCGCCGCCGCCCGGCAGCCAGCCGGTCGAACCGCGTGAGGCACGGCTGCGGCTGGCGCAGCTCATTTCGGCGGGCGCCAACATGGCGGAGGCACGGCCGACCCAGAGCGACTATGCCTCGGCCGCCAGCCAGGCCTTCGCGCCGCGCGAGGAAGAGGACAAGCCGCATGTCGTGCTGGTCGAGGCCGGCACCGGCGTCGGCAAGACGCTGGGCTATGTCGCACCGGCCAGCCTGTGGGCAGAGAAGAACGGCGCGCCGGTGTGGATCTCGACCTACACCCGCAACCTGCAGCGCCAGATCGACACCGAACTCGACCGGCTGCATCGCGATTCGGCGGAGAAACGGCGTCGCGTCGTCATCCGCAAGGGCCGCGAGAACTATCTCTGCCTGCTGAACTTCCAGGAAGCGGTGATGCGCACCGGCCTGGTGCCGGAGAACGCGGTCGGCCTCGGCCTGCTGGCGCGCTGGACGCTGGCCAGCCGCGACGGCGACATGATCGGCGGCGACCTGCCGGCCTGGCTGCTCGACCTGGTGGGACGCAGCCGCGTGCAACGTCTGGCCGACCGGCGTGGCGAATGCATCTATTCGGCGTGCGAACACTATCGGAAGTGCTTCGTCGAACGCACGATCCGGCGCGCGCGCCAGGCCGACATCGTCATCGCCAACCACGCGCTGGTGATGATGCAGGCGGCGATGGGCGGCCTCGACGATGCCACGCGGCCGCTGCGCTACGTATTCGACGAGGGCCATCACCTGTTCGATGCCGCCGACGGCGCGTTCGGCGCACATCTGAGCGGCGTCGAGGCGTCGGACCTGCGGCGCTGGCTGCTGGGCGCCGAGGGACGTCGCGGCAGCCGTGCGCGCGGACTGGAACGTCGCCTCAGCGATCTTCTGGGCGAGGATGTCGAAGCGCAGAACGCCTTGCGCCGCCTGCTCGATCTCGCGCAACAACTTCCTTCCACCAACTGGCAGACGCGGCTGGCCGACGGCACGGTGCTCGGCCCGGCCGAGGAGTTCCTGGCGCTGGTGCGCCAGCAGGTGCGTGCGCGGTCGGCCACCGACGGCCAGGGCTTTGGCCAGGAATGCGACGTGCGGCCGCTCAACCCCGGGCTGATCGAGGCGGCCGACCAGCTCGCCGGGACGCTGGAGAAGATGCTGCAGCCGGTGCGGCGGCTGCGCCAGGCGCTGCGTGCAAAGCTCGAAGGCGAGGCCGACAAGCTCGACTCCAGTCAGCGCTCGCGAATCGAAGGCTTGGCGCGGTCACTCACCAACCGCTGCGAACTCACGCTCGAATCCTGGCGCGCCATGTTGCGCGGCCTGCACGACGATGCCGATCCCGCCTTCGTCGACTGGTTCGGCGTGGAGCGCGTGCAGGGCCGCGAATACGACGTCGGCATGTATCGCCACTATCTCGACCCCGCCGAGCCGTTCGTGAATGCGGTCATCCGTCCCGCGCATGGCGCGGTGATCACCTCGGCAACCCTGCGCGATTCGCTGGGCGTGCCCACCGCCGCCAACGACGAGGACGTGGCCACGCTCGCCGACTGGACGGTCGCCGAGGCGCGCACCGGCACGCGGCATCTGGCGGCCCCGGCGATACGCGCGGCGATGGCATCGCCCTTCGACTATCCCAACGCGACCAAGGTGCTGGTCGTGAACGACGTGAAGCGCGACGATGCCGACCAGGTGGCGGCGGCCTATCGCGAGCTGTTCCTTGCGTCGGGCGGCGGCGCGCTGGGCCTCTTCACCGCGATCGGCCGCTTGCGCTCCGTCCACCAGCGCATCGCGACAACGCTCGAAGAAGCCGGACTGCCGCTCTACGCCCAGCATGTTGGCGGCATGGACGCCGCCACGCTGGTCGATATCTTCCGTGCCGAAGAGCATTCCTGCCTGCTGGGGACCGACGCGGTGCGCGATGGCGTCGACGTGCCCGGCCGCTCGCTGCGCCTGATCGTGTTCGATCGCGTACCCTGGCCGCGCCCCGACATCCTCCATCGCGCACGCAAGGCGCACTGGAAAGCCGCCGGCGCGGGCGCGAACGGATACGACGACATGCTGGCGCGCTTGCGTCTCAAGCAGGCCTATGGACGGCTCATTCGCCGCAGCGACGATCGCGGCCTCTTCGTGATGCTCGATTCGCGCCTGCCGAGTCGTCTGCTCAGCGCCTTTCCACCCGGCGTCGGCGTCGAGCGAACGGGCCTTGCCGAAGCGGTGGCCGAAACGAGACGGTTTCTGGCGAGTTGA
- a CDS encoding YbfB/YjiJ family MFS transporter: MHRSPFLLSLGGLLAMAAAMGVGRFVYTPILPPMVEAIPLTKSQAGLIASANFVGYLAGAVLAAVRLPGSRRFWLLSSLVATATCLFCMGFATAMPAFLALRFMAGAASAFALIFSSALVIDRLTATGNGALSAVHFSGVGVGIAASAALVALLLKADAAWTTLWFASAALAAAATLAVVALVPRDEPTAQPAQKPDGVRLTPDFVALLGAYGLFGFGYVITATFIVDMVRGTSSLAHLEPYIWVLFGLCAAPSVVLWTALGRRWGVLRIYAVACLVEAMGVAASALWLQPASILVSAVFVGGTFVSLTALGLVATRSSGGDPRGRIALMTVSFSVGQILGPAFAGYVYEATGSLATPLLAAVAALVFAAMLSLVADARQRAFSPSR, translated from the coding sequence ATGCACAGAAGCCCTTTCCTGCTCAGTCTAGGCGGCCTGCTGGCGATGGCCGCGGCCATGGGCGTGGGACGCTTCGTCTACACGCCCATCCTGCCGCCGATGGTCGAGGCGATCCCGCTCACCAAGTCGCAGGCCGGTCTGATCGCCTCGGCGAACTTCGTGGGCTACCTCGCCGGCGCGGTGCTGGCAGCGGTACGCCTGCCGGGCAGCCGCCGGTTCTGGCTGTTGTCTTCGCTCGTGGCGACTGCGACTTGTCTCTTCTGCATGGGCTTCGCCACCGCGATGCCGGCTTTCCTCGCCCTGCGGTTCATGGCGGGCGCTGCCAGCGCCTTCGCGCTGATCTTCAGCTCGGCGCTGGTGATCGACCGGCTGACCGCGACCGGGAATGGCGCACTATCCGCCGTACATTTTTCGGGTGTCGGCGTCGGCATCGCCGCCTCCGCGGCGCTCGTGGCGCTTCTCCTGAAAGCGGACGCCGCCTGGACGACGCTGTGGTTCGCCAGTGCGGCCCTCGCCGCTGCCGCGACCCTCGCCGTCGTCGCGTTGGTGCCGCGGGACGAGCCGACCGCGCAGCCCGCGCAAAAACCGGACGGCGTGCGCCTGACACCGGACTTCGTGGCGCTGCTGGGCGCCTACGGCCTGTTCGGCTTCGGCTACGTCATCACCGCCACCTTCATCGTCGACATGGTGCGCGGGACGTCGTCGCTCGCCCATCTCGAACCGTACATCTGGGTCCTGTTCGGTCTCTGCGCCGCGCCGTCGGTGGTGCTGTGGACGGCACTGGGCCGGCGCTGGGGCGTTCTGCGCATCTATGCCGTGGCCTGCTTGGTCGAGGCGATGGGCGTCGCGGCCAGTGCGCTATGGCTGCAGCCGGCGAGCATCCTGGTCTCGGCGGTGTTCGTGGGCGGCACCTTCGTCAGCCTGACGGCGCTCGGCCTCGTCGCGACCCGTTCGAGCGGCGGCGACCCGCGCGGCCGCATCGCCTTGATGACGGTCTCGTTCAGCGTCGGCCAGATCCTGGGGCCGGCCTTCGCCGGATACGTCTATGAGGCGACGGGCAGCCTCGCGACGCCGCTGCTCGCCGCCGTCGCCGCTCTCGTCTTCGCCGCCATGCTGTCGCTGGTGGCTGACGCCAGACAGCGAGCCTTCAGCCCTTCCAGATGA